One Elephas maximus indicus isolate mEleMax1 chromosome X, mEleMax1 primary haplotype, whole genome shotgun sequence DNA segment encodes these proteins:
- the CA5B gene encoding carbonic anhydrase 5B, mitochondrial, producing MVLITSLRLLCQAFPRTMPWTRIRVPRPASRRPCSLYTCTYKTQNRALHPLWESMDLVPGGDRQSPINIRWRDSVYDPSLKPLTISYDPATCLHVWNNGYSFLVEFEDSTDKSVIKGGPLEHNYRLKQFHFHWGAINTWGSEHTVDSKCYPAELHLVHWNAVKFESFEDAALKENGLAVIGVFLKLGKHHKELQKLVDMLPSIKHKDTLVEFASFDPSCLMPTCPDYWTYLGSLTTPPLSESVIWIIKKQAIEVDHDQLEQFRTLLFTSEGEKEKRMVDNFRPLQPLMNRTVRSSFRHDYVLNVQV from the exons ATGGTGCTGATAACTAGCCTTCGGCTCCTTTGTCAAGCATTTCCCCGCACAATGCCGTGGACAAGGATCCGGGTCCCCAGGCCCGCTTCAAGGCGGCCCTGCAGCCTCTACACCTGCACTTACAAAACCCAGAACCGAGCCT TGCATCCGCTCTGGGAGAGCATGGACCTGGTTCCTGGGGGTGATCGACAGTCGCCAATCAATATCCGGTGGAGGGACAGTGTTTACGATCCCAGCCTAAAACCTCTCACCATCTCTTATGATCCAGCCACCTGCCTCCACGTCTGGAATAACGGGTACTCTTTCCTCGTGGAATTTGAAGATTCTACAGACAAATCAG TGATCAAGGGAGGACCCCTGGAACATAACTACAGGTTGAAGCAGTTCCATTTTCACTGGGGGGCCATCAACACCTGGGGCTCCGAGCACACCGTGGACAGCAAATGCTACCCGGCGGAG CTGCACTTGGTGCACTGGAATGCAGTCAAATTTGAAAGCTTCGAGGATGCGGCACTGAAGGAAAACGGTTTGGCTGTGATAGGAGtctttttaaag CTAGGCAAACATCATAAAGAACTGCAGAAATTGGTGGATATGTTGCCATCAATTAAGCACAAG GACACCCTTGTGGAATTTGCGTCGTTCGACCCTTCCTGCCTGATGCCCACCTGCCCGGATTACTGGACCTACTTGGGGTCTCTGACCACCCCGCCACTCTCCGAATCCGTCATCTGGATCATTAAGAAGCAAGCAATAGAGGTTGATCACGACCAG cttgaaCAATTTCGGACCCTGCTTTTCACATCagagggggagaaagagaaaagaatggtCGACAACTTCCGCCCCCTTCAGCCCCTAATGAATCGCACAGTCCGCTCGTCCTTCCGTCACGATTATGTCCTGAATGTACAAGTATAA